The DNA window AATGATTCTTTGCAGACAGAAAAAATTTCAGAGCTTAGCGGCATTGTACTCAAAGGTAATAAAGCGGTCTTTCAGCAGAAAGCCGATAAAATGATTTTTAATGTAGAAAATAGTGTCTTGTCTGATGGTACTACTGTACTGGAAATTCTGGGCAAAACGCCGGGTGTGGTGGTTTCGCAGGAAGGTGAGCTGTCTTTACGCGGCAAGAGAGGAGTAAGTGTAATGATTAACGGTAAGCTGAGTTCCCTGTCAACTAAGGAACTGGCCAACTTATTGCGCTCTACCAATTCCACATTGGTAAAGAATATTGAAATTATTGCTAATCCTTCTTCAAAATACGATGCTGCAGGAAATGCAGGTATCATCAACATTGTTCTTAAAAAAAGTTCATTGGAAGGACTAAGCGGCAGCTATTACCTGAACGGCGGAAGGGGTCGGAAAAATAGAATCAATACCGGACTGAGTCTGAATTATACCCATAAGAAACTATCTCTGCATGGGGACTACAGTTATACTTTCCGTGGCGAGGAAGAAAGAAAAAAATTCAATCAGATTTTCTTTAATGAAAAACAACCCCAGCAGGTTACACGAAGAACGGATCAGAATTCAATAACCAATGAACCTTTAACTTCCAACAACTTTAAATTCGGAGCAGATTATACATTTAATGATAAAACGACCATTGGTGCTTTATTCGATGCTAAAATAGGACGATATGAAGATTTTTCGAAAGGTGAAAACAGAATATTTCAACCTGTAGACAATCTGTTTGCTCATGTACTTTCGGATAACAAAAGCAAAGAAAACTGGTATGATTATACGTATAATTTAAAGGGTACACATATCTTTAACGATAAGGATTACAAGGTAGATGTGGATCTGGAATACGAAACTTCGCGCTTCTCTTCCCTTCAAAATCAGCTTTCAGATGCATTGGTGAATCAGGGCACAGAAAAGTTTAACAACAGAAGAGGCAGCATTGCTTCCCGCTTGAAAGTCTTTAATGCTAAAGTAGACTTTACCCTGCCTTTCAGTGAAATGCATAGCCTGGAAACAGGACTTAAATCCACTATAAAATCTAATAACAACCCTTCAGAATATTTTATACAACAGGGCGAAGACTGGATCAACGATGATAAAGCAAGCAATGAATATGTTTACAAAGAACAGATACATGCGCTGTATGCCAACTACAAGCTCAATCTGACAAAATGGACATTCCAACTAGGATTGAGAACTGAAATGACACATACAGACATTAACCAGAAAACTTCCCAGGAACAGCGAAAAAGAGATTATACCAATTTGTTTCCGAGTGCGTCCGTCAAATATCAGATGAGCGATCAGCATGGATTCTATGCCTCGTACAGTAAAAGAATCAACAGGCCGAGCCACTTCGATCTGAATCCGTTCCGCTTTTATGATGATCCCTTCAACTACTGGCAAGGAAATCCAAATCTGAACCCTGAGTTTACTCACGCAACAGAATTGGGATATACCTGGGGAAAATATATTATAGCATCGGCTTATTTCAGCGTAACAAACGATGTAATGACGGAAGTATACAACTATCAGCCTGATACAGGAATCCTGGTAAAAACTCAGGACAACCTGAACAAATCTTATGTATATGGCGCCAACATAACTGCCACTACAAAGCTTGTTAAATGGTGGTCACTTACCTCTATGTTTAATGTTTTCAACAATGAATATAAAGGAAATTACCAGAACTACTCGGTAAACAGTTCACAACTGGCCTTTACACTCAATGCACAAAACAGTTTCAGCATTGCAAAAGGGGTGAAAGCAGAAGCTAATGCACAATACTTCTCAAAATCAAACATTGGACTGTTTATTCGCGATGCTTATTTTGACCTGACACTGGGTGTTTCAAAAACCCTTTGGAAGGATAAAGCAACAATAAAACTGGCGGTAACCGACTTATTAAAAACAAATAATTATCGTGTAACAGGGAACAATTTCAGTTCTACAATCCGGCAAAAATACAATCTTGACAGCCGGGTGGTGACGCTCTCTTTTAATTACAAACTTTAGTCTTCGGAGCCTTGTCAAGGTTTAAAACCTTGACAAGGCTAAAAGATTAGTCGTAGAATTTATCAAAGTGGGCAAAGCCGGAAATATTATCAGGAAGCTTCATTCCTTTAGCTATTTTGTCAGTTTGTACATCATAGATCCATAGCGCCGATACTTTTAGAATTTAACAGACACTTTAGACAATTAAAACTATTCAAATAACACCGATGAAAAAGTTCACATTAGACCAAAATCGAAGATTTTCAAAACTTACGTGTACTTCTTATTCTCAAAGCTTATCACTTAAAGTGACTTTTGTGTTCAAAAAGCTTTTGTGACTTTTGTAGTTTAATTAATGATAATTAAGTGAGTTGTACCTGGAAGTCATCACTTAAAGTTAGAACCCCTTCTGCAATACTTTCAGGGTGAGCACTGAATCCTTTTAGTTTTGAGCTCTTGCCTTTTAACACAAGATCCATCAATTGCTTATCCGTTAATTTTTTACCGAAAATTTCGAAAGTAATTTTAAAACCACAGTTTTTGAAGTCGGAACATCCCACGGCTGTTTTTCCTTTGATCAGGTTGTGTTCTTTACATTTCGGACATTTCGTTTCTTCCCAGGACTGAAGCTCCTTTTTCTGTGCAGGTTCTCTTTTTTTCTTTTCCTTTACTTCTTCTTTTGCTTCTTCCTGAAGGGTAATGACTTTTCCTTTTCCGTACACCACTTTATCCGTAAGTTCCGTCACCATCTGAATCAGTTCTTCTTTGAAAAGATTGGCTTCATACTCGCCTTTCTCAATCTTACGAAGCTTTGATTCCCATTCACCGGTTAGTTCCGGACTCTTCAAAAGCTCGTCTTCGATGGTATCAATCAACTGAATTCCTGTTTGAGTGGCAATCAGATTTTTCCTTTTCTTCTCAATATATTTTCTTTTGAACAGCGTTTCAATGATGTTTGCACGAGTAGACGGTCTTCCGATCCCGTTATTTTTCAGCATTTCACGTAATTCTTCATCTTCAACCTGTTTTCCGGCTGTTTCCATAGCCCTCAGCAAGGTTGCTTCAGTATACGGCTTGGGAGGGGTTGTTTTTCCCTGATGAATCATCGGATCATGCGGTCCTGTTTCACCTACTATAAATTCAGGAATGGTTTGTTCCTCTTCTTTCTCTTTTTCTTTATCGGCAGATTCTTCTTTGGGTTCTTTGGCATAAACCGCTCTCCATCCCGCTTCCAATACCTGTCTTCCGCTGGTTTTGAAAGGAATGGTTCCTACTTTTCCTTCTACCAAAGTATTGGAGATTTTACATTCCGGATAGAATACAGCAATGAAACGTTTGGCAATCAAATCATAAATCAGTTTTTCTTCCCTACTCAGATTTTGAGAAGGAGGAATTTCTGTAGGAATGATCGCATGGTGATCGGTTACTTTGGTATCGTCAAAAACAGCCTTTGATTTTGGAATCGGAGCTTCTAATAATGGAGCAATCAATTCCTGATAAGGATACATTTTCTGAAGAATGCCCTCTATTTTCGGATATAAACTTTCTGATAAATAAGTGGTATCAACACGTGGATAGGTCACATGTTTCTTTTCGTAAAGGCTTTGGATATAATTCAGGGTATTTTCTGCCGAATACCCATATTTTTTGTTGGCTTCTACCTGAAGTCCGGTCAAATCAAAAAGTCTTGGATTCTTTTCTTTTCCTTCTTTAATTTCGAAAGAAACGATCTCAAATGGATTTACTTTAAGGTATTCCAGTCCTTTTTCTGCACGTTCTAAGGTTTTTAAACGATCAATTGCCGCATTGAAAACAACGTCACGGTATTTGGTTTTAAGCTCCCAATATTCTTCCGTGGTAAAGGCATCAATTTCTTTCTGACGCTGAACCAGCATAGCCAATGTCGGGGTCTGCACTCTACCGATGGAAAGTACCGCTTTATTTCCACCGAATTTCTTGGTAAAAAGTCTGGTAGCATTGATTCCCAGCAACCAATCGCCTATCGCTCTGGCATTTCCTGCCAGGTAAAGGTTTTTGTAATCTTCAGCAGGTTTTAAATTTGCAAAACCTTCCTTAATTGCTTCCTCCGTCAGGGAAGAAATCCATAAACGCTGAATGGGTTTGTTGCATTTTGCCTTCTGCAATACCCAACGCTGAATCAATTCTCCCTCTTGCCCGGCATCCCCACAGTTAATGACCTCATCACATTCTTCAACTAATCTTTCAATTACTTTAAACTGATTTTCAACGCCTTTATTGGGAATCAGCTTGATCCCGAAACTGCTGGGAATAATTGGCAGCAAAAATAAATTCCAGGATTTATATTGTGGACCGTAGTCGTGAGGTTCTTTCAGTGTACAAAGGTGTCCGAATGTCCATGTTACGCAATAGCCGTTTCCTTCCATATAGCCTTGTTTAGGCATAGTAGCGCCTAATACTTTGGCAATATCTCTGGCAACACTCGGTTTTTCGGCAATACATAATTTCATGAACTCGGATTTATTGTAGGGGTGCAAAAATCGGGATTTTTTTTGACTTTAGCTAATTTAAGAAGATCATGTAACCGTTAAAATTAACAAACTTTATTCTATTAAAAGTCTATATGTAAAAAGTGAGTTTAATTCGTAAAAACAACTCATTATTTATTTTTCACTTCAGCAATCGCCTCTGAAATTCCTCCGCCCGCAGTTTCAAAGAAAGCATGTCCTGCCAGCAGGTATACTTTTTCTAATTTTTTGGTGGTGGATAACTTGTGTTCTTTCAGATAATTTTCAGAACGGTTGGCATGTACAATACCTCTCACTGCATTTCCAGCTACTAAAGCAGTGGGTGAATCTATCCCCGCATCCTTAAGATCACTGGCAAAGGCAAAATTGGTAACGCCTAATCTCATCGCTTCACGGGCAGCTACCTCTCCTACTGAGGTCATTAAATCAGGAGTGAATTTATTACGGTCACCCAAACCGATCAACAATAGTTTCTTTGCAGGCATCGATCCGGCAGGTGGTGTAATTAAAATAGTTTCCAGAGAATGCCCGTGAAATTGTCCTGATTTTCTAATATTGGTTAGCTCACCTTTTAACGCTTGATCCAGATGGATCAGACCATTTAAGTTGGCTGGCAAAGCCGGTGCATTAAAAATATCCCCTTCGGTATACTCGAAAACGCAGGCTACCTGAAGCTGAACGTTTGCTGAAGAAGGTCCTTCTACCAAGCCTACCATAGAGATTCCGTCTACTGATCCCCAGGTTTTTGAAGTTCCTACAGCCGTTGTAGAACTGGTTGTTTGAGCAAAACTTAAAGCAGAAAATGCTAAAGCGGCAATAACTAAAGATCTGGCAATTGTATTTTTCATAATAAATAAGATTTGTATGGGTAATAATTATACTCCGAAATTACAGAAGATAAAAACCGCCTGCATTGATCTATCATAATAAATACAAAAAGACCCAACTTTCGTTGAGTCTTCTTAATTCACATTAAAAAAGTTGAATAACTAAGGCATTGGTAATGCCACGATATCAAATACAGTATCTGCATAGCTGTTATCTCCGAAGACAGCTCTTACCCCGGAGGCATCCTGTGCAAAAACAAGTGGGTTAAGGTTGGCAGTATAGGTTCCCGGTTGCAAAACCAATGACCTTGTACCGTTCACCTGATATCCGCTATTGGTATAAGCTCCTGTATTGGCGTTGACAATTGAACTTCCTGATCTTACAATTAAATAATTATTATATCCCGGACCGGTTAAGAATACATTGGTCGCCAGAAGTTTTGAGCTTCCACCGCTTAGTCCTGTTCCATTTGCTAATGTAACATTGGTAATAGGAACAGAAAATGTAAACATAACCAATGCGGGTTTGTCGAGAGTGAAACTTTTGGAAATCATGGTTGCCGTCCCATTCGATGAGTTGGCGGAAGTCAAAGTCATTGCATTTCCTGTATTGGCACTTCCGGAAGTTGCTCCTGCTGCAATGGCAGGATACCTGTGAAACATCCTCATCCACTCACCATCTGTTCCGCGGGAAGCATCAAAATTATAATATCCCTTTTCCAGTAGATTGGTAGTCTTTGCACTGGTATCAGCAGGAAGTAAAGGTTGTGTAATATAGACTATCGTTCCATCCTGGGCTGCGGTATACAGATTATCTTTACTTTTCAACTGAGTGCCGGTAATTCTGGGAGCAATAACCCCATCAATTTTTCCGGAATCAGTAGGAGCACCTGAAATATCAAAAGTAGCCTGAGGATTGGTATTGTTAATTCCGACCTGGCTGTAGAATTTTCCTGTACCCGCGACTATTGAGCAGACAAAAATTGTTTTAAAATATTGAGATATTGTATTCATACATTTAGGTTTATACATTTTTCATCTTAGTTATTTCTATTCACAAACTCATACAAATTTATTGATCCGGAAAACGACAAACAGTATCCAAATCATCGAAAAAGTTATTTCTATTATTCCAATTAATGGTACTAAGAAAACCTGTTTTCCTATTTAGTTTCCGATATACAGTTCTTAAAAACTGATTTTTTACTGATCAGTATTTTTCCCTTCGGATACGCTGTAAAGTTCCCGGAATTTTTTTGGAGTCAATCCTGTATGTTTTTTTATAAAGCCCGAGAAATGTCCATAATTTTGAAAATTAAAATCAAACGCAATATCTTTTAACGGATCCTTGGTCATCATCAGTTTATATTTTATTTTTTCCAACGTTTGGCTCTGTATCACTTCAGTTGCTGTGTGGCCCAAATATTTTTTGCAGAGAATATTAAGATAATTGGCATTAATTCGCAATTGATCTGCGTAATACTTTTTTGATCTCTCCTGTCTGAAATTTTGGTTCAGCAAGGTCATAAAGTCAAAAAGCACAGGATGATCTTCATAAATATTCAGGTACTCAGCATTTTTCTGAACTTCGTTAGAGATATACCGGGCAATGATTTTCATTTTTGAATAAATAATTTCGTTCATCACCGGCGACGGATTATTCAACTCATCTCTGATATCTTTAAATTCATGTAAAAGCTTTTCAAAAATCTCTTCATTCAGATTAATAACGGGCTTTTCTTTATACATAAAAACCGGTAGCTGCATCAATCCTTCCAGACGCTCAAATACCTCTCCACTTACAAATAATTTATAAATTTCACCATGCCTTTCATAATCCCACCAACGTACTTGTCCCGGAAACACCATATGAAGCTGCATACCTTCAACGGGATATTCCTTCCCATCAATACTATGCTTTCCTTTTGTCTCTTTAAATAGTAGTAATGAAAAAAAATCATGGCTGACGGGAGTATATAAAGGGCATAAACCTTTTGGCTCATAAAAAAAAATATCATGGTATATTTTTAACCTGCCCTGGATCTCCTTGAACTTTTGAACCGGATTTTTTTTCTCATTCATTCAGAAATACATTTTTATATTGTTTGTTAGTTTAATTTAATAGCATTGGCTATTTTACTTCAGCCTACAGTAGCCTCATCCTATCTTATGCAGGATAGGAACATTTTTTCAGAATTAGAGATAATAATGGAAATTTTAGTTTTTAAAATTACAGGTCTTCGGGGACTGCATGTAAGACGGTTCCTGCATATTTACTTTGAAAATCTTTGGGTGTCATCCCTGTATATTTTTTAAAAAAGGCATAAAAACTACTGACCGAACTAAAGTTCATCAATATGGACAGCTCTTTTATTGAGAGGTTAGAAGCAGCCAGATATTGTTTGATTTCCGACAAGAGCTCACGGCTTATAATCCCTGTTGCTGTTTTTCCGAGATGTTTGCTGCAGAGAATATTCAGATAGTTGGTTGTGACAGCCAGTTTATCTGCATAAAAACTGACGGATCTCTGCTCCCTGAAATGTTCAAAAACGAGAGTAATAAATCTTGAAAGTAGGCAAGCCGAATCCATTCTTTTTTCATAATGTATCCTGTAGACTTCACGGCTTAGCATCAGCATGATCACTTTAAGCCTGAATTCTACCATCAACTTTTCTTCCTGTTGGCTTCTGAGATCGGTTCCCATATGAGCAAATTCATAATTAAATTTCGCGAAACTTTCTTCTGACAAACTGATCTCACCCATTTTCATATAGTGCGAGAATGGATATTTAAGGTAGCTTCCAAAAGTCTCAAATATTTTCTCCGGAATTTGTATCTGTTCAATCTCAACTTCATCACCACCACGGAAATCCCATTTGCTTTCTTGTCCCGGAAAAACAAAGTGTAATTGTTTGTGTTGAACGGATTTAATCTGCCCGTTGATCTGATGCGTTCCCCACCCTTTCCTGATCAGAAATAAGGAAAAATAGTCGTCTGTCATATCCTCTTTTTCCAACCTTTCTTTTTCGAAATATTGGGTTAAAATAATATCTGAAAAATCAGATATACCAGTAGAATGTTGGATTGGCTTATTTTTAAACGAACTGACTATGTGCATATAAAAAAATATTAAGAACTTATTATAACCTAAGATCATTTCGATCAAAAAATCAGCAACATCTATTCCTGCAAAACAACTTTAGTAGGTATGAAAAACAAAATTATTTTTTTCGAATCAAAAAAAACATCAGAAATAATCAAAAAAATTATTCAATTCATATCTTTTTTATCGGTTTTGATAAAGATCATGATTTTTTCATTTTTTCTAAAAGACGGAGCAACACTTCCACTTCTTCATCTGCCAGTGCATTGTAAACTTCGTCAACACCTGATAAATTCGCGGTAACTTGTTGATACAAATATTCTCCCTTGTCAGTAAGTTTCACGTCGATCAGCCGTTTATCACCCTTATTGACGTTCTTTTCCACCAGTTCTTTGAGGATCAGACGATCAACCAACCTGGAAACACCGGCATTTTTCTCCAACATTTTTTTCAGGATATCTGAAGTCGACAAAGGGCCTCCAGCATCGTTCAAAATAGAAAGAACATTATACTGCTGAGAGGTAAGCCCGTAGGTCGCAAAAAACTCCTGAGACCTTTCATAAACGGTATTATATGTTTCAACCATTGTAATACCCAACTTTCTTCGAAGTGGAAGTTTTTCCGTTTTTGTTTTTTTCATTCTTTATTATTTAATTACTGGATCAGGTAACCCCCATCCACTGGAAGATACGCTCCTGTACAGAAACTCGCATCTTCAGAAGCCAAAAATAATACAGCTTTTGCAATTTCTTCCGGTTTTCCCAATCTTTTCATCGCATGTTTTGATTCCATATAAGATCTGTACTCTGCACTTTGAGCTGCGTTGTCCATCAATAAAGGTGTTTCGATATATCCAGGACCAATGGCATTGACACGAATATTGTTGGTTCCGTTTTCCAAAGCAGCTACTTTAGTAAGACCTACCAACCCGTGTTTTGAAGAAGCATAACCGCCAATTCCAAATTCTGCCACCTGGCTCATAATGGATCCCATATTGACCACAGCACCACCCGTTTCCTGCTTTCTCATCTGGGCAATCTGATATTTCATTCCGTAAAAGACACCGCTCAGGTTAATATTAATAACTTTTTGCCATTCTTCCACGGATTTCTCATGAATCGGAGAAGCATCTACAATTCCCGCATTATTCACAGCTACATCCAGGCTACCAAAGGCTGCCACAGTTTCTGCGACTGCTTTTTCTACTTCTTCATGTTTGGATACATCACAAGCAATAAATCTGGCTTCTGTTCCTTCTTTCAAAACTTCTTCCAATGTTTCTTTGTTCTCTTTAAGATCGGCAATCATTACTTTTGCTCCTTCTCTTGCCATCAGTATTGCAACGGCTTTACCAATTCCTGAGTTTCCACCTGTAATAAAAGCTACTTTGTTTTCAAAACGTTTCATAATACCTGTTTTTAAAATTAATAAATTGATTTTTCAAATTTAATGACTAATCATCAATGTCTAATCATAAATATTGTTAAATGTTAAACTTAAAATCACAAACATACTTATTTGCAAACACTTACAATATTTCTATTTCATCACAATCGTTTATTAAATCATTCCGATTTTACCTCCATAAAAGCATCAATGAATTTATATTATTCATAAAAATTTAACCTTATTTTATCTTTTCTATAATACGTTTTAATATGCATTTCAATCCATATTGAATTAAAATTTTATATAAACTTCAATTTACTACTTCCATTTCACACAGAATAAAAATATAAAACACTGTATTTAAACAAATTAAATCATTAACAATAAATTAATATACAAATTCCCTACTTTTTTAGTGGACTAATAAAAATTATATTATATATTTGCACCGTATTCAGGAAAAAAAATAAAATGAAGGCAGTATTAAAGAATAATTCAATAATAAAACACAGCATCAAAAAAATGATGATGGCTACCTGTATGCCTATGTATCAGAAATGCTGTGGGTGACCTTACTTTTATATGACATATTGTAAAGGCCCTACCAAGTTGTAGGGCCTTTTTTATTGAAAAACAAACAACATTAAAAAAATAAAAATGAGTAATTCTAAAAACAAATGGTTGATTCCATTGGCTTTTACAAACATCTATGTAATATGGGGGATTACGTTTTTAGCTATTTCATTTGGCTTGAAAGGTTTCCCGCCATTCATTCTTTCGGGATTAAGATTTCTGGTTGCAGGAATTTTAATGATGAGCTATCTTCTTTCTAAAGGGGAAAAAGCAAATTCGCTGATCAACTGGAAGAAAAATGCAATCACCGGAGTTCTTATCCTCACGGGAGGAACAGGGCTTGTAGCCTGGGGAGAACAATATGTAACGGCCTCAGAAGCTGCCATATCTATCGCAACAGGTCCGTTTTGGTTCATTGCAATTGACAGAAAAAACTGGAAATATTATTTCTCGGATAAATTCATACCTATAGGATTGGCAATAGGATTTGTAGGGTTGGTATTCTTTTTAAAAGGAAGTGTACACTCAAGTGCAGCCCATTCAATGGTGAACGGAAATCTTCGTATTACTGCATTTATAGTATTAGGATTAAGTTCTGTTGCCTGGGTTCTGGGATCTTTATATTCTAAGAAAAATCCGGCCTCACATTCTACTTTTATGAATATTGCTCAACAGCTTATTGTAGCAGGATTAGCCTCTTTTTTCATCGCTTTTGTAAGAAAAGAATGGACTGGTTTTTCAGTTTCTGCGATCCCATTATCGGCATGGTTGGGAGTTCTGTTTTTGATCTTCTTTGGATCTATAGTCGCTTATTTGTCGTACATTTGGCTCTTGTCCGTGAAACCCGCTGCTCTGGTAAGCACCCATACCTATATTAATCCTATTGTTACAGTGATTGCAGGCTGGATTGTTGCCAATCAAAGCATCAACGGAGGTCAGCTATATGGTTTATCAATCATTTTGCTGGGAGTATTGCTGACGAATGTTACCAAGTACTTTAAACTTTCAAAACGGTCAAAGGTTAAATTAAGAAGAGTAAGAAGATTTTTTAAGGCAGGCAAGCGCTATCAGCCTATCTAAAATAATGTAAAACATCAGAATGATAGAAATCAGAAACATATCAAAAACGTTTCACCAGAAAAAACAGTCTTTCAAAGCACTGGATCAGGTGAGCCTTACTATAGATAAAGGAGATATTGTAGGAATTATCGGATTTTCAGGTGCAGGAAAAAGCACTCTGATCCGTACGGTAAATTTATTGGAAAAGCCGGATCAGGGACAGGTGATTATCAATGGAAAGGATTTTACCCAATTAAGCTCAAAGCAACTGGCCGAAGAGCGTAAAAAAATAGGAATGATTTTCCAGCATTTCAATCTTCTTTCTTCAAGAACCGTTTTTGATAATATAGCACTTCCTCTGGAACTGGATCATCTCAGCAAAGAGCAAATCAATAAAAAAGTAAATGAATTATTGAAAATCGTAGGCCTTGAAGATAAAGCCAGCGACTATCCCAAAAGTCTGTCCGGAGGTCAGAAGCAAAGGGTAGCAATCGCAAGGGCATTAGCCAATGATCCTCATCTTCTACTCTGCGATGAAGCTACCAGCGCCCTTGACCCGGTAACCACACAGTCTATCTTACAGTTGTTGAGAGACATCAATCAAAGGCTTGGCATTACCATTCTTTTGATTACCCACGAAATGGAAGTGATCAAAGCGGTCTGCAACCACGTTGCCGTTATAGACCACGGAAAATTATTAGCAAAAGGAACTTTAAGTGAGATTATTTCGGATAAAGAAAATCCGGTAATCCGACAATTTATAAATTCAGACGTCATGACCCTGCCACAGGAAATCAGTAACAGACTGCAGAAAGAACCAAAAGAAGGTTTGTTTCCGCTGGTCGAAATAGAACTTAACGAAAATATCAGTGTTGAACAAATTCTTTCAGCCCTATACAACCAATATAAAATTCCATATAAACTATTGAAAGCTGATGTAGAGTATTTTGGGAATTCCAATTTTGGAAAACTGCTGTTGCAGCTTCAGGGCAAAACGGAAGAAAATCAGCAGGCTATCTATTATTTCAATCAAAATAAAATTCAAAACACAGTAAAAGGATATGCTTAGTGATACGGTAATTGCTCTTTTAGCAAAAGGAGCCTGGGAAACGGTTTATATGACATTTGTTTCAGGATTTTTTGGATTTGTACTAGGACTTCCGGTGGGAATTATGTTATTTTTAACCAGAAAAGGACAACTGCTGGAAAATACGTTATACCATAGAATATTATCTGTTATGGTTAATATTTTCCGTGCCATTCCCTTCATTATTTTAATTGTATGGATGATTCCTTTTACAAGAATTTTGGCAGGAACCTCTATTGGAGTGAACGCAGCCCTTGTTCCATTAAGTGTTGGTGCAGCCCCGTTTATCGCAAGATTGGTAGAGAACAGCCTTATTGAAGTTCCTCACGGACTGATAGAAACGGCCAGAGCTTTAGGTGCATCACCTTTCCAGATTATCAGAAAAGTATTGCTTCCGGAGGCACTTCCTTCTCTCATCAATAATGCAACCATCACATTAATTACTTTAGTGGGCTACTCTGCAATGGGAGGAGCTGTAGGAGCAGGTGGATTAGGACAGGTCGGTTACCAGTACGGTTATATCGGATATGATATTGTTATTATGAATACGGTTCTTATTTTGCTTGTTCTGCTGGTATTTATCATCCAGTTTGCCGGAGACCGGTTTTCCAAGCATTTTGACCACAGATAATTAGAAGGTTTTAGATAAGAAGATTTAGCGTTCAGTGTTTTACCTCTTCTTTGCCCTTAATAATAAATAAAAAAGAATGAAAAAAATAAAGATCATAGGTTTATTAACAGCAGGACTTCTTCTATTCAATGCTTGTTCAGGGAGAAAAGATGATCCGAATTTCATCAGAGTTGGAATCACTTACGGACCGGAACAGGAAATTGCTGAAGTAGCCAAAAAAGTAGCTAAGGAAAAATACAATCTGGACGTGGAACTCATTCCTTTCAATGATTATGTCGTTCCCAATGAAGCTTTAACCAACGGTGATATTGATGTCAATGCCTTTCAGCATGTTCCTTATTTGACGGAACAATCAAAACAAAGAGGCTACAATCTTGCGGTAGTTGGTAATACTTTCGTCTATCCTATTATTGCTTATTCAAAAAAAATCAGCAATATCAATCAGTTGCAAAATGGCAATACAGTTGTTATCCCTAATGATCCAACAAACGGAGGACGTTCATTACTATTATTGCAGAAAAGCGGTTTATTAAAACTAAGAGATGGTGTTGGGCTTCTTCCC is part of the Chryseobacterium lactis genome and encodes:
- a CDS encoding outer membrane beta-barrel family protein yields the protein MKKHYIWLPLMASLNAYGQTESTNDSLQTEKISELSGIVLKGNKAVFQQKADKMIFNVENSVLSDGTTVLEILGKTPGVVVSQEGELSLRGKRGVSVMINGKLSSLSTKELANLLRSTNSTLVKNIEIIANPSSKYDAAGNAGIINIVLKKSSLEGLSGSYYLNGGRGRKNRINTGLSLNYTHKKLSLHGDYSYTFRGEEERKKFNQIFFNEKQPQQVTRRTDQNSITNEPLTSNNFKFGADYTFNDKTTIGALFDAKIGRYEDFSKGENRIFQPVDNLFAHVLSDNKSKENWYDYTYNLKGTHIFNDKDYKVDVDLEYETSRFSSLQNQLSDALVNQGTEKFNNRRGSIASRLKVFNAKVDFTLPFSEMHSLETGLKSTIKSNNNPSEYFIQQGEDWINDDKASNEYVYKEQIHALYANYKLNLTKWTFQLGLRTEMTHTDINQKTSQEQRKRDYTNLFPSASVKYQMSDQHGFYASYSKRINRPSHFDLNPFRFYDDPFNYWQGNPNLNPEFTHATELGYTWGKYIIASAYFSVTNDVMTEVYNYQPDTGILVKTQDNLNKSYVYGANITATTKLVKWWSLTSMFNVFNNEYKGNYQNYSVNSSQLAFTLNAQNSFSIAKGVKAEANAQYFSKSNIGLFIRDAYFDLTLGVSKTLWKDKATIKLAVTDLLKTNNYRVTGNNFSSTIRQKYNLDSRVVTLSFNYKL
- a CDS encoding type IA DNA topoisomerase produces the protein MKLCIAEKPSVARDIAKVLGATMPKQGYMEGNGYCVTWTFGHLCTLKEPHDYGPQYKSWNLFLLPIIPSSFGIKLIPNKGVENQFKVIERLVEECDEVINCGDAGQEGELIQRWVLQKAKCNKPIQRLWISSLTEEAIKEGFANLKPAEDYKNLYLAGNARAIGDWLLGINATRLFTKKFGGNKAVLSIGRVQTPTLAMLVQRQKEIDAFTTEEYWELKTKYRDVVFNAAIDRLKTLERAEKGLEYLKVNPFEIVSFEIKEGKEKNPRLFDLTGLQVEANKKYGYSAENTLNYIQSLYEKKHVTYPRVDTTYLSESLYPKIEGILQKMYPYQELIAPLLEAPIPKSKAVFDDTKVTDHHAIIPTEIPPSQNLSREEKLIYDLIAKRFIAVFYPECKISNTLVEGKVGTIPFKTSGRQVLEAGWRAVYAKEPKEESADKEKEKEEEQTIPEFIVGETGPHDPMIHQGKTTPPKPYTEATLLRAMETAGKQVEDEELREMLKNNGIGRPSTRANIIETLFKRKYIEKKRKNLIATQTGIQLIDTIEDELLKSPELTGEWESKLRKIEKGEYEANLFKEELIQMVTELTDKVVYGKGKVITLQEEAKEEVKEKKKREPAQKKELQSWEETKCPKCKEHNLIKGKTAVGCSDFKNCGFKITFEIFGKKLTDKQLMDLVLKGKSSKLKGFSAHPESIAEGVLTLSDDFQVQLT
- a CDS encoding M17 family peptidase N-terminal domain-containing protein, coding for MKNTIARSLVIAALAFSALSFAQTTSSTTAVGTSKTWGSVDGISMVGLVEGPSSANVQLQVACVFEYTEGDIFNAPALPANLNGLIHLDQALKGELTNIRKSGQFHGHSLETILITPPAGSMPAKKLLLIGLGDRNKFTPDLMTSVGEVAAREAMRLGVTNFAFASDLKDAGIDSPTALVAGNAVRGIVHANRSENYLKEHKLSTTKKLEKVYLLAGHAFFETAGGGISEAIAEVKNK
- a CDS encoding AraC family transcriptional regulator: MNEKKNPVQKFKEIQGRLKIYHDIFFYEPKGLCPLYTPVSHDFFSLLLFKETKGKHSIDGKEYPVEGMQLHMVFPGQVRWWDYERHGEIYKLFVSGEVFERLEGLMQLPVFMYKEKPVINLNEEIFEKLLHEFKDIRDELNNPSPVMNEIIYSKMKIIARYISNEVQKNAEYLNIYEDHPVLFDFMTLLNQNFRQERSKKYYADQLRINANYLNILCKKYLGHTATEVIQSQTLEKIKYKLMMTKDPLKDIAFDFNFQNYGHFSGFIKKHTGLTPKKFRELYSVSEGKNTDQ